A DNA window from candidate division KSB1 bacterium contains the following coding sequences:
- a CDS encoding T9SS type A sorting domain-containing protein, with product MMPKPLVVFVLLCPLTAAAQFPWPVTPLQETHAITGTFCEYRDTAPAPHYHNGTDIPKEDRSPVYPCADGLITAIDPTGSSAYVRVGRFAYVHIAPNPALSVGDSVFKSVTVLGTILDGLGHVHLTEGQVGSEVNALRKDTGLTPYVDTWAPVINFVKLFLTGSNTEFTAGNVSSRVDIVAHISERNGPPGSSNSVLNNGAYKVGYRILTASRDVVVYLPPTNGVRFQFDRKPSGDVHYTFHPTYSSTSMHVYYVSNTANGRSYWDTETLPPGNYTLHVFAEDTYGNVGNAYVPVQISKKDLLAPARPLLLAITNAGTPRARWLANNEVDLRGYRLYVSPGNVNAWQLAMDETALPGNLTSTSLALPAGDAYYRLTAVDTTTPPNESPHSDVYGLASSPRPERILVVDGFDRYGGSGSWSQPWHYFVFHYGDAIAAAGFAFESCANDEILSGAIKLEDYQAVFWLLGDESTTDETFSSVEQARVQAYLQQGGRLFVSGSEVAWDLDTAARGSASDEAFLRDYLKADYVADDANNTTVTGEAGSIFAGMNFTYGSLPYIEDYPDAIAPVAGSTACLRYGNGQIAGVQFEGLFPGGARPGRLVYLGFPFETIAAASARAELMQRVLAFFFPGATAVASDPAADVPREFVLYQNYPNPFNPSTTIRFGLPASGVVHLEIYDVLGRLVHMWPARHYAAGVHEVRWDGRNQAGAAVASGEYLLRLRAEGSDKREFRGVSKLSLLR from the coding sequence ATGATGCCGAAACCGCTTGTTGTGTTCGTGTTGCTTTGCCCCCTCACTGCTGCTGCCCAGTTCCCCTGGCCGGTGACGCCGTTGCAGGAAACGCATGCCATCACCGGCACCTTTTGCGAATATCGCGACACCGCGCCGGCGCCGCATTATCACAACGGCACTGACATTCCAAAGGAGGATCGCTCGCCGGTTTATCCCTGCGCGGATGGCCTCATCACGGCGATTGATCCCACCGGCAGCAGCGCCTATGTCCGCGTCGGGCGCTTCGCCTATGTTCACATCGCACCCAATCCCGCGCTGAGCGTGGGCGATTCCGTGTTCAAATCCGTGACCGTGCTCGGTACCATTCTCGACGGGCTGGGGCACGTGCATTTGACCGAAGGCCAGGTGGGCAGCGAAGTGAATGCCCTGCGCAAGGACACCGGTCTGACTCCCTACGTTGACACCTGGGCGCCGGTGATCAATTTCGTCAAACTCTTTCTGACCGGCAGCAACACCGAATTCACCGCCGGCAATGTCAGCAGCAGAGTCGACATTGTCGCGCACATCTCCGAACGCAATGGTCCGCCCGGCAGCTCCAATTCGGTGCTCAACAACGGTGCCTACAAAGTCGGCTATCGCATTCTCACCGCCAGCCGCGATGTGGTGGTCTATCTGCCGCCCACCAACGGCGTGCGCTTTCAATTCGACCGCAAGCCCTCCGGCGACGTGCATTACACCTTTCATCCCACCTACTCTTCCACCAGCATGCACGTCTACTACGTGTCCAATACCGCCAATGGCCGGTCCTACTGGGACACCGAGACGCTGCCGCCCGGCAACTACACCCTGCACGTTTTCGCGGAAGACACCTACGGCAATGTCGGCAACGCCTATGTGCCGGTGCAGATTTCAAAAAAGGATTTGCTTGCGCCAGCGCGACCGCTGCTGCTGGCGATCACGAATGCCGGCACGCCCCGGGCGCGCTGGCTCGCCAACAATGAGGTCGATCTGCGCGGGTACCGGCTTTATGTTTCTCCCGGGAATGTCAACGCCTGGCAGCTCGCCATGGACGAAACTGCCTTGCCCGGGAACCTAACCTCCACCAGCCTGGCGCTGCCCGCCGGTGACGCCTATTACCGCCTGACCGCCGTGGACACCACCACGCCGCCGAATGAAAGCCCCCATTCCGATGTTTATGGCCTGGCATCCTCGCCGCGGCCCGAGCGCATCCTGGTTGTCGATGGCTTCGACCGATATGGCGGCTCGGGAAGCTGGTCGCAGCCGTGGCACTATTTCGTCTTTCATTATGGCGATGCGATTGCCGCCGCCGGCTTTGCCTTCGAGAGTTGTGCCAATGACGAGATCCTTTCCGGTGCCATCAAGCTCGAGGATTATCAGGCCGTTTTCTGGCTGCTGGGCGATGAATCCACCACGGACGAAACCTTCAGCAGTGTGGAACAGGCGCGCGTCCAGGCCTATTTGCAGCAGGGCGGCAGGCTCTTTGTCTCGGGTTCGGAGGTGGCGTGGGATTTGGACACGGCGGCGCGCGGCTCAGCCAGCGATGAGGCCTTTTTGCGCGATTATCTCAAGGCGGATTATGTCGCGGATGATGCCAACAACACGACGGTGACCGGCGAGGCCGGCAGTATTTTCGCGGGAATGAATTTCACCTACGGCAGTTTGCCCTACATCGAAGACTATCCCGATGCCATCGCGCCGGTTGCGGGCAGCACTGCCTGTCTGCGTTACGGCAACGGCCAGATTGCCGGCGTGCAATTCGAAGGACTCTTTCCCGGCGGCGCGCGGCCGGGAAGGCTGGTTTACCTCGGTTTCCCCTTTGAGACAATTGCCGCAGCCAGCGCGCGCGCCGAGTTGATGCAGCGCGTGCTGGCGTTCTTTTTCCCCGGCGCCACCGCAGTTGCAAGCGACCCGGCTGCAGACGTCCCCCGGGAATTCGTTCTCTACCAGAACTATCCCAATCCCTTCAATCCTTCCACGACAATCCGTTTTGGCCTGCCCGCCTCGGGCGTGGTTCATCTGGAGATTTACGATGTGCTTGGCCGCCTTGTGCACATGTGGCCGGCACGGCATTACGCCGCCGGCGTGCATGAAGTGCGGTGGGATGGGCGCAATCAGGCCGGCGCCGCGGTGGCCAGCGGTGAATACTTGCTGCGCCTGCGTGCGGAGGGAAGCGACAAACGCGAATTTCGCGGGGTGAGCAAGCTCAGTCTGCTGAGATGA
- a CDS encoding branched-chain amino acid aminotransferase has protein sequence MLTKLDAVGFASEAPEVVPLPVRKLLLPELDHLAFDVYQTSRMYLACHMTSHLPDENQHWPAPCLELGWEHYYSDDYRETGWSPPGDSPIIPLQQLALHPACCALHYGAAAFEGTKAFVSAKGRVVLFRIRDNARRLQKSASRLLLPKVPVEMFLQAVADTVLANREFIPPYRAANWAWETRNPHCLYVRPVLIGHGPQLGVRPSKDHLFLIFVSPVRAYYPVEGMSVLISSYFRRTAPGGTGGVKTAGNYAAGLLPAQLARQGCDWVEGKPVKVSQHPFHDVLYLDARHGQYVEEFSGANLLAVSTSGTLLCPESETILPGITRASVMTLARDLGIPVEQRPLPVDELMDDRRITEVFCTGNAAVITPIVSLHYQGRTRKLTLEKYEITRRLWQALVGVQLQTAEDRHGWVEEIG, from the coding sequence ATGCTGACCAAGCTTGACGCTGTGGGATTTGCCAGCGAGGCGCCGGAGGTGGTACCGCTACCTGTCCGCAAACTGCTCCTGCCGGAACTCGACCATCTGGCCTTCGACGTCTACCAAACCTCCCGCATGTATCTTGCCTGCCACATGACCAGCCACCTGCCCGATGAGAACCAACACTGGCCCGCGCCCTGCCTGGAGCTGGGATGGGAACATTACTATTCCGACGATTACCGCGAAACCGGCTGGTCCCCGCCGGGTGATTCACCGATCATCCCGCTGCAGCAGCTTGCGCTCCACCCCGCCTGCTGCGCGTTGCATTACGGTGCGGCTGCGTTCGAGGGTACCAAGGCTTTTGTCTCCGCCAAAGGCCGCGTCGTTCTCTTTCGCATCCGGGACAACGCCAGAAGATTGCAAAAGAGTGCCAGCCGCCTGTTGCTGCCCAAGGTGCCGGTGGAGATGTTCCTGCAGGCGGTGGCCGACACCGTGCTGGCCAATCGTGAGTTCATTCCGCCTTATCGTGCGGCCAACTGGGCATGGGAGACCCGCAATCCCCATTGCCTGTATGTGCGGCCAGTGCTGATCGGCCACGGTCCGCAACTCGGTGTGCGGCCGTCAAAGGATCATTTGTTCCTGATCTTCGTCTCCCCGGTGCGGGCCTACTATCCGGTCGAGGGCATGAGCGTTTTGATCTCATCCTATTTTCGCCGGACGGCGCCGGGCGGCACCGGCGGCGTCAAGACGGCCGGCAATTACGCCGCCGGGCTGTTACCCGCGCAACTGGCGCGCCAGGGCTGCGATTGGGTGGAGGGCAAACCGGTGAAAGTCAGCCAGCACCCCTTCCATGACGTGCTCTATCTCGATGCCCGGCACGGACAATATGTCGAAGAATTTTCCGGGGCCAATTTGCTGGCAGTCAGCACCTCGGGCACGCTGCTCTGCCCCGAGTCGGAGACGATTCTGCCCGGCATTACGCGTGCTTCGGTGATGACCCTGGCGCGCGATCTCGGCATCCCGGTGGAACAACGGCCGCTGCCGGTGGACGAACTCATGGATGACCGCCGGATTACCGAAGTCTTTTGCACCGGCAATGCCGCGGTGATCACCCCGATCGTTTCATTGCATTATCAGGGCCGGACGCGCAAGCTGACGCTCGAAAAGTACGAAATCACCCGGCGGCTGTGGCAGGCACTGGTGGGCGTGCAATTGCAAACCGCGGAGGACCGTCACGGCTGGGTGGAAGAGATCGGTTGA
- a CDS encoding LytTR family transcriptional regulator, with the protein MIPSRSHAPQTSPHESDFNPAVYAPWRDRLPITRLGKQFFLPVAKIVWIGTKHRLVYAYTENRQHALDFGMEELFSRLDPATFFRVHRSAIVNLQQIEKVTPLPDGRCQLRMKDGFHSEVTVSRYRAPEFLKALRLHALNSPA; encoded by the coding sequence ATGATCCCCTCGCGGTCACACGCGCCGCAAACGTCCCCGCATGAAAGTGATTTCAATCCGGCGGTGTATGCACCCTGGCGGGACCGGCTGCCCATCACGCGGCTGGGCAAACAATTTTTCCTGCCGGTTGCCAAAATCGTCTGGATCGGTACCAAACACCGGCTGGTCTATGCCTACACGGAAAACCGGCAGCACGCCCTGGATTTTGGCATGGAGGAATTGTTTTCCCGGCTTGACCCTGCCACGTTTTTTCGCGTGCACCGCTCCGCCATCGTCAACCTGCAGCAGATCGAGAAAGTCACACCATTGCCGGACGGCCGCTGCCAGCTCCGCATGAAAGACGGTTTTCACAGCGAAGTGACGGTCAGCCGCTATCGCGCCCCGGAGTTCTTGAAAGCCTTGCGCCTGCACGCGCTGAATTCGCCCGCCTGA
- a CDS encoding ABC-F family ATP-binding cassette domain-containing protein: MIHIHNLCKQFGTQIVFANASAHIPPHTRVGLVGPNGAGKTTLFRLLTGEEQPDAGSIVLAKGARLGHLKQEVWDNAARSILAEVLAGFPELQALEQNLIELEAALSADPNQELMARYGALRQRFEALGGYAREHEAKKILSGIGFSPAQFGQPLHTFSGGWMMRVALAKLLLSKPDILLLDEPTNHLDLEAIVWLEDFLLDYPGTLVLTTHDQVFMQRIAGRILEISNRQLVTYLGDFESYAEQKAARREQLEAQFKNQQKKIEQTERFIERFRYKATKARQVQSRIKMLARMERVQVETETARAMKFRLPQPERSGVDVVTLRGVMKRYGEKVVYRKLDFHLARGEKVALLGPNGAGKSTLLKIVAGVLPIEDGERSYGHNVTVEYYAQHQLECLNPAATVYEEIAGVTGHLLPEQRRALLGAFLFSGEEVFKPVAVLSGGEKARLALAKMLARPANLLVLDEPTNHLDILSRQVLEDALTDYEGTLLFISHDRAFINAIATKVVEVINGELTIYPGTYDDFVWRKQQFAEAASPAAASGENGQPRPAAANQTKKDERRARAERIQQKSRELRPLKQHLAALEAEIAGLEKEKAELLQAVCDPAIIANREIYPQKLRRQREVDNRLEALMAEWTELSMKVEAVEAEYGD; this comes from the coding sequence ATGATACACATTCACAATCTCTGCAAACAATTCGGAACGCAAATCGTTTTCGCCAACGCTTCGGCGCACATCCCGCCGCACACGCGTGTCGGCCTGGTCGGGCCCAATGGCGCGGGCAAAACCACGCTCTTTCGCCTGTTAACCGGCGAAGAACAGCCGGATGCCGGCAGCATCGTGCTGGCCAAGGGTGCACGGCTGGGCCATCTCAAACAGGAGGTGTGGGACAATGCCGCGCGCAGCATTCTCGCAGAAGTGCTGGCCGGCTTTCCGGAGCTGCAGGCGCTCGAGCAGAATCTGATCGAGCTGGAGGCCGCGCTGTCGGCCGATCCCAACCAGGAACTGATGGCACGTTACGGCGCGCTGCGACAACGCTTCGAGGCCCTGGGCGGCTATGCGCGCGAGCATGAAGCCAAAAAAATCCTGAGCGGCATTGGCTTCTCCCCGGCGCAGTTTGGCCAGCCGCTGCACACCTTCTCCGGCGGCTGGATGATGCGGGTGGCGCTCGCCAAACTGCTGCTGAGCAAACCCGATATCCTGCTGCTCGACGAGCCCACCAATCATCTCGATTTGGAAGCCATCGTCTGGCTGGAGGACTTTCTGCTGGATTATCCCGGCACCCTCGTGTTGACCACCCACGATCAAGTTTTCATGCAGCGCATTGCCGGGCGCATCCTCGAGATCAGCAACCGGCAACTGGTGACCTACCTCGGCGATTTTGAATCCTACGCCGAGCAAAAGGCGGCGCGCCGCGAGCAGCTCGAGGCACAGTTCAAAAATCAGCAAAAGAAGATCGAGCAGACCGAAAGATTCATCGAGCGCTTTCGCTACAAGGCGACCAAAGCACGGCAGGTGCAGAGCCGCATCAAGATGCTCGCCAGGATGGAGCGTGTGCAGGTGGAGACGGAAACCGCCCGCGCCATGAAGTTTCGCCTGCCGCAGCCGGAGCGCTCGGGGGTGGACGTTGTCACGCTGCGCGGCGTGATGAAACGTTATGGCGAAAAAGTCGTGTATCGCAAACTCGACTTCCATCTCGCACGCGGCGAAAAGGTTGCCCTGCTCGGGCCGAACGGCGCGGGCAAATCCACCCTGCTGAAAATCGTGGCCGGTGTTCTGCCCATTGAAGACGGCGAGCGCAGCTACGGCCACAACGTCACGGTGGAATATTATGCCCAGCACCAGCTCGAATGCCTGAATCCGGCGGCCACGGTGTATGAGGAAATCGCGGGCGTCACCGGCCATCTGCTGCCGGAGCAGCGTCGCGCGCTCTTGGGCGCGTTCTTGTTCTCCGGCGAGGAGGTGTTCAAACCCGTCGCCGTTTTATCCGGCGGCGAGAAGGCCCGCCTCGCTCTCGCCAAAATGCTGGCCCGGCCCGCCAACCTGCTGGTGCTGGACGAGCCCACCAACCATCTCGACATTCTCTCCCGCCAGGTGCTGGAAGACGCGCTGACAGACTACGAAGGCACGCTGCTGTTCATCTCCCACGACCGTGCCTTCATCAATGCCATCGCCACCAAAGTGGTGGAAGTGATCAACGGCGAGTTGACCATCTACCCCGGCACTTATGATGATTTTGTCTGGCGCAAGCAGCAATTCGCGGAAGCGGCAAGCCCGGCCGCTGCTTCCGGCGAAAATGGCCAGCCACGGCCGGCCGCTGCGAATCAGACCAAAAAGGATGAGCGCCGCGCCCGCGCCGAACGGATTCAGCAGAAGTCCCGTGAGCTGCGGCCGCTGAAGCAGCACCTGGCCGCGCTGGAAGCCGAAATTGCCGGTTTGGAAAAGGAGAAAGCCGAGCTGCTGCAGGCGGTGTGCGATCCGGCGATCATTGCCAACCGCGAAATCTATCCGCAGAAATTGCGGCGGCAGCGCGAAGTCGACAACCGGCTCGAAGCTCTCATGGCGGAATGGACCGAGCTCAGCATGAAGGTCGAAGCAGTGGAAGCGGAATACGGCGACTGA
- a CDS encoding MBL fold metallo-hydrolase, giving the protein MPLLHRIAVPTPFPIGPVNVYLAEDDKLTLIDTGPKYAPARAALQAGLAARGCSFADIAQIILTHHHVDHLGLAAEIQALSGATVRTHAVNLPWLMDYETTRRRHADFYRAFWQSGGVPEAIIAAMISVSEGLAQFRDPCVPAQPLQEGDQVHFAGCDWRVYHTPGHAGGLICLWHAASRTLVSNDHLLKDTSSNPILEPPLPGENQRPRRLCDYLRELQRMAGLDPAIARTGHGGDIDNVHELVAGRLRFHRQRAETIFDLIGTRTVSLWQLTQEMFPALENGADFFLGISEVQGHLDLLEDERRVEAIRQQGKICWRRT; this is encoded by the coding sequence ATGCCCTTGCTTCATCGTATTGCCGTGCCCACGCCCTTTCCCATCGGGCCGGTGAATGTTTATCTCGCCGAGGATGACAAGCTGACGCTGATCGACACCGGGCCCAAATATGCCCCCGCGCGTGCGGCGCTGCAAGCAGGCCTGGCGGCACGGGGCTGTTCCTTTGCCGACATCGCGCAGATCATTCTCACCCATCACCATGTCGATCACCTCGGTCTGGCCGCGGAAATCCAGGCGCTGAGCGGGGCCACCGTCCGGACACACGCCGTCAATCTGCCCTGGCTCATGGATTATGAAACGACGCGCCGGCGTCATGCGGATTTCTACCGCGCCTTTTGGCAGTCCGGCGGAGTGCCCGAGGCGATCATCGCGGCCATGATCAGCGTGAGTGAAGGGCTCGCACAGTTCCGCGACCCCTGCGTGCCGGCGCAGCCGTTGCAGGAGGGTGACCAGGTTCACTTCGCCGGCTGCGATTGGCGCGTCTATCACACGCCCGGCCACGCGGGCGGCTTGATCTGCCTGTGGCATGCCGCCAGCCGCACGCTGGTTTCCAACGATCATCTGCTCAAAGACACCTCTTCCAACCCCATTTTGGAGCCGCCGCTGCCGGGCGAAAACCAGCGACCACGACGCCTGTGTGATTACCTGCGCGAACTGCAGCGCATGGCCGGCCTCGATCCCGCCATTGCCCGCACCGGTCACGGCGGGGACATCGACAATGTCCACGAGCTGGTGGCCGGCCGCCTGCGCTTTCACCGCCAGCGCGCCGAGACGATCTTTGATCTGATCGGCACGCGCACCGTGAGCCTGTGGCAGCTCACGCAGGAAATGTTCCCCGCCCTGGAAAACGGGGCGGATTTTTTTCTGGGGATTTCCGAAGTGCAGGGTCATCTCGACCTGCTCGAAGATGAGCGGCGCGTGGAGGCCATCCGCCAGCAGGGAAAAATCTGCTGGCGCCGAACGTAG
- a CDS encoding class A beta-lactamase-related serine hydrolase, translating to MPALSGCSRLHSFLPVPRKTAPCRTRATRPAAALRWRLLTGVLTLAVLQVAAASPARAVKEKTDAKLTARLQELIKDFKGEVGIYVRHLPSGRSAAIRADELFPTASLIKVPIMLTAFQKMHDGVLDYHADLVYRDSLYYAGDDILASFKAGEKIKFSKVIMLMITTSDNTASLWCQGLVGGGSEINDWLERHGFHQTRVNSRTPGREAEQKKFGWGQTTPREMAELLVTIREGRAVSPDASEEMYRTLTRIYWNGEALSQIPPTVQTASKQGAVNQSRSEVVLVNAPSGDYVFCLITKNQQDESWHYDNAGFVLIRRLSRLLWEYFEPRSKWRPAPAAQKWAK from the coding sequence ATGCCTGCTTTGTCCGGTTGTTCCCGCCTTCATTCATTCCTGCCGGTCCCCCGCAAAACCGCGCCCTGCAGGACGCGCGCCACGCGGCCGGCTGCTGCCCTGCGCTGGCGGCTGCTCACTGGAGTGCTGACGCTGGCTGTCCTGCAGGTTGCCGCGGCATCACCGGCGCGTGCGGTGAAGGAAAAAACCGATGCCAAACTCACCGCCCGGCTGCAGGAGTTGATCAAGGATTTCAAAGGCGAGGTCGGCATCTATGTACGGCACCTGCCCTCCGGCCGCAGTGCCGCGATCCGCGCCGACGAACTCTTCCCCACCGCCAGCCTGATCAAAGTGCCGATCATGCTCACCGCTTTTCAAAAAATGCACGACGGTGTTCTCGATTATCACGCCGATCTGGTGTATCGCGATTCGCTGTATTATGCCGGCGATGACATTCTGGCCTCGTTCAAAGCGGGTGAAAAAATAAAATTCAGCAAGGTGATCATGTTGATGATCACCACCAGTGACAACACCGCCAGCTTGTGGTGTCAGGGGCTGGTGGGCGGCGGGAGCGAAATCAATGACTGGCTGGAGCGCCATGGTTTTCACCAGACGCGCGTGAATTCGCGCACGCCCGGCCGGGAGGCGGAGCAGAAAAAATTCGGCTGGGGGCAAACCACGCCGCGTGAGATGGCGGAGCTGCTGGTAACGATTCGCGAGGGCCGCGCCGTCAGCCCGGATGCCAGTGAGGAGATGTACCGCACGCTCACCCGCATCTATTGGAACGGCGAAGCGCTGTCGCAGATTCCGCCCACGGTGCAAACCGCCTCCAAGCAGGGCGCGGTGAATCAATCGCGCTCGGAAGTCGTGCTGGTGAATGCGCCCTCGGGGGATTACGTGTTCTGTCTGATCACCAAAAATCAACAGGACGAAAGCTGGCACTATGACAACGCCGGCTTCGTTTTGATCCGCCGGCTCTCCCGCCTGCTGTGGGAATACTTCGAACCCCGGTCAAAATGGCGCCCGGCACCGGCAGCCCAGAAATGGGCAAAGTAA
- a CDS encoding extracellular solute-binding protein, with protein sequence MRSWLLLVFLLGPAVAVCGPGITLRVSNWSSQPRDLEYEARILREFEGRHPGVRAVLEPVPANYDQKILTSIVAGAPPDVFLLDSGAIPAYVSKGVLLDLMPHIRRRGFDLSVYFPHVLAIAQRDSALYALPKDFTPLVLYYNKRLFDEANEPYPPAQWRWHEFLAAARRLTRDTDGDGVIDQFGVIWPQMTYMWMPVVWMHGGDVLAPDGSRATGYFDSAPTKTALQRIIDLQLKYKVAPNLGSHEQIRTSGLLQSLFVSNRAAMRVSGHWSLPAFQPYLVSGQLRLGVTALPVPENGTKANVLYESGWSVPATTRHPELAVELALFLSGEFAARQRRDMLIGLPAMKAVALEQVQADTLGLEKVFFTEVPYARQHWGSRVERFSEIEPLFEDALDEVLFKGKSVDESFARQAQRIDEKLRQIRARSAGRSAVLRGNPEVVRCLLALAALALGLMLAGIFAGRRQRGMAWRRDQTWKGFLFLLPSFVHLLVFLLTPIVFAVYLSVHDWEIIVPDKPFVGAGNYVEMFRDPLFWNALKNTLLYSLNVPLGMAVALGVAVLLNRRFAGVNLLRTLFFLPSVSSFVAIALVWRLLYEPQIGLANFLLDLAGLPKSPWLNSPQTAMLAIVLMSIWLGLGYQMVVFLAGLQGIPATFYEAAMIDGASAWQRFRTITLPLLQPTTFFVLVTSLIGSFQVFTAIYVMTGGGPARSTDVVVHHIYQAAWANLRMGYASAMSMVLFVIIMIATWLQFRLLGRQVDYA encoded by the coding sequence ATGCGAAGCTGGCTGCTGCTGGTGTTTCTCCTCGGACCGGCCGTGGCGGTGTGCGGTCCCGGTATCACCCTGCGCGTGAGCAACTGGTCGAGCCAGCCGCGCGATCTCGAATATGAAGCGCGCATCCTGCGTGAATTCGAAGGCCGGCATCCCGGCGTGCGGGCCGTGCTCGAACCGGTGCCGGCCAACTACGATCAAAAGATTCTCACCAGCATCGTGGCCGGTGCGCCGCCGGACGTGTTCCTGCTGGACTCCGGCGCCATCCCGGCCTACGTCAGCAAGGGCGTGCTGCTCGATCTCATGCCGCATATTCGCCGCCGCGGCTTCGATCTCAGCGTTTATTTTCCCCATGTGCTCGCCATCGCGCAGCGCGATTCCGCATTGTATGCCCTGCCCAAGGATTTCACCCCGCTCGTGCTGTATTATAACAAGCGGCTGTTCGATGAAGCGAACGAGCCCTATCCGCCGGCGCAGTGGCGATGGCACGAGTTCCTCGCCGCCGCCCGGCGGCTGACGCGCGACACCGATGGCGACGGTGTGATCGATCAATTCGGGGTGATCTGGCCGCAGATGACCTACATGTGGATGCCGGTGGTGTGGATGCACGGCGGCGATGTGCTCGCACCCGACGGCAGCCGCGCCACCGGCTATTTCGATTCCGCCCCCACGAAAACCGCGCTGCAGCGCATCATCGATTTGCAGCTCAAATACAAAGTGGCGCCCAATCTCGGCTCGCATGAACAGATTCGCACCTCCGGCCTGCTGCAGTCGCTCTTCGTCAGCAATCGCGCCGCCATGCGCGTCAGCGGGCACTGGTCGCTGCCGGCATTCCAGCCTTATCTCGTGAGTGGCCAACTCAGACTGGGCGTGACCGCGCTGCCGGTGCCCGAGAATGGCACCAAAGCCAACGTCCTGTATGAATCGGGCTGGAGTGTGCCCGCCACCACCCGCCATCCCGAGCTGGCCGTTGAGCTGGCACTTTTTCTCTCCGGCGAATTCGCGGCGCGGCAGCGCCGTGACATGCTGATCGGCCTGCCGGCGATGAAAGCCGTGGCGTTGGAACAAGTGCAGGCCGACACGCTCGGCCTGGAAAAAGTATTCTTCACGGAAGTGCCCTATGCGCGTCAGCACTGGGGTTCGCGGGTGGAACGCTTCTCTGAGATCGAACCATTGTTCGAAGATGCCCTCGATGAGGTGCTTTTCAAGGGCAAGTCGGTGGACGAGAGCTTTGCCCGCCAGGCGCAGCGCATCGACGAAAAACTGCGGCAAATCCGCGCCCGCAGTGCCGGCCGTTCCGCCGTGCTGCGGGGCAACCCCGAGGTCGTGCGCTGCTTGCTGGCGCTGGCGGCGCTGGCGTTGGGTCTGATGCTGGCGGGCATATTCGCCGGCCGCCGGCAGCGGGGCATGGCGTGGCGCCGTGATCAGACGTGGAAGGGCTTTCTCTTTCTGCTGCCCTCCTTTGTGCATTTGCTGGTCTTCCTGCTGACCCCCATCGTCTTCGCCGTTTACCTCAGCGTGCATGATTGGGAGATCATCGTGCCGGACAAGCCGTTCGTGGGCGCCGGCAATTATGTTGAAATGTTCCGCGACCCGCTGTTTTGGAACGCGCTGAAGAACACGCTGCTCTATTCCCTCAATGTGCCACTGGGCATGGCGGTGGCGCTGGGCGTGGCGGTGCTGCTCAACCGCCGGTTTGCCGGTGTCAATCTGTTGCGCACATTGTTTTTTCTACCGAGCGTGTCCTCCTTTGTTGCGATCGCGCTGGTGTGGCGGCTGCTCTACGAGCCCCAAATTGGCCTGGCCAATTTTCTGCTCGATCTCGCCGGCCTGCCGAAATCGCCCTGGCTCAATTCCCCGCAAACCGCCATGCTGGCGATTGTTCTGATGAGCATCTGGCTCGGGCTGGGCTACCAAATGGTGGTTTTTCTCGCCGGCCTGCAGGGCATTCCCGCAACGTTTTATGAGGCTGCCATGATCGACGGCGCCTCGGCCTGGCAGCGTTTTCGCACCATCACGCTGCCGCTGCTGCAGCCCACCACCTTCTTCGTTCTCGTGACCTCGCTGATCGGATCCTTTCAAGTATTCACCGCGATCTATGTGATGACCGGCGGCGGCCCGG